In the Heterodontus francisci isolate sHetFra1 chromosome 8, sHetFra1.hap1, whole genome shotgun sequence genome, one interval contains:
- the LOC137373154 gene encoding keratin-associated protein 12-1-like: MVGMDMVGRRAFFYAVRPYDSMTTNCHTTDFHTTDCHSTDCHSTNCCTTDCYTTDCHKANCHTTDYCHTTDCESTVCQSTDCHTTDCHTTNSHTTDYHTANCHTIDCHTIDCHTSDYCHTTDWCTTNSHTIDCRTTDCHTTDCHISDCHTTNCHTTDCHTTDCCTTNSHTIDCRTTDCHTADCHTTNCHTTNSHTTVTLLTVTLLTVTLQTVTLQTVTLQTVTLQTVTLQTVTVQTVTL; the protein is encoded by the exons atggtcggcatggacatggtgggccgaagggcctttttctatgctgtacgaccctatgactctatgactacaaaCTGTCACACTACAGACTTTCACACAACAGACTGTCACAGTACAGACTGTCATTCTACAAACTGTTGCACTACAGACTGTTACACTACAGATTGTCACAAGGCAAACTGTCACACTACAGACT ACTGTCACACTACAGATTGTGAGTCTACAGTCTGTCAATCTACAGACTGTCACACTACAGACTGTCATACTACAAACAGTCACACTACAGACTATCACACTGCAAACTGTCACACTATCGACTGTCACACTATAGACTGTCACACTTCTGACT ATTGTCACACTACTGACTGGTGCACTACAAACAGTCACACTATAGACTGTCGCACTACAGACTGTCACACTACAGACTGTCACATTTCAGACTGTCACACTACAAACTGTCACACTACAGATTGTCACACTACTGACTGTTGCACTACAAACAGTCACACTATAGACTGTCGCACTACAGACTGTCACACTGCCGACTGTCACACTACAAACTGCCACACTACAAATAGTCACACTACTGTCACACTGCTGACTGTCACACTGCTGACTGTCACACTACAGACTGTCACACTACAGACTGTCACACTGCAGACTGTCACACTACAAACTGTCACATTACAGACTGTCACAGTACAGACTGTCACACTATAG